One Kaistella polysaccharea DNA segment encodes these proteins:
- a CDS encoding TlpA family protein disulfide reductase, producing MKKISILLLALISFGLFGQKVPETNKTEFSKEALAQKISSLDGKKLQISEVLKKHEGRILIIDFWASWCQDCILALPATKEFKEKNPNVDFVYFSLDRSHEQWKRGLEKYDITAQENYWFDEGWKNNFNNYIDLNWVPRFMVIDQTGKIAKYYAIHPNDPDIQKIIDELK from the coding sequence ATTTCCTTTGGACTTTTCGGTCAAAAGGTTCCGGAAACCAATAAAACCGAATTTTCCAAGGAAGCTTTAGCCCAGAAAATTTCTTCACTTGATGGCAAAAAGCTTCAGATTTCAGAGGTTTTGAAAAAACATGAAGGTCGAATCTTGATTATCGATTTTTGGGCGAGTTGGTGTCAGGATTGTATTTTAGCACTTCCTGCAACAAAGGAATTTAAAGAAAAAAATCCGAATGTAGATTTCGTTTATTTTTCGCTGGATCGCTCGCACGAACAATGGAAAAGGGGTTTAGAGAAATACGATATTACGGCTCAGGAAAACTATTGGTTTGACGAAGGTTGGAAAAATAATTTCAATAATTATATCGATCTAAACTGGGTGCCGCGCTTTATGGTGATTGATCAGACTGGAAAGATTGCTAAATATTACGCGATTCATCCGAATGATCCAGATATTCAGAAGATAATTGACGAATTAAAATAA
- a CDS encoding DUF2461 domain-containing protein translates to MNSIENSTLSFLNILKLNNNREWFNENKERYVHAKENVVEFVDELIQEIGKFDDAILKLDAKKAVFRIYRDVRFSKNKLPYKSHFGISLGMGKGKNAGYYLHIEPGKSFLAGGIYQPESATLKEIRKEIVASGEDLLQILEEKDFRNNFRGLSIEYKLQRVPNGFEKDHPMAEYLKLKSFTVSHPISDEDLTKESAAKDFAKIYRTMQPLNKFLSLPFL, encoded by the coding sequence ATGAATTCAATTGAAAATTCTACTTTAAGCTTTTTAAATATTTTGAAACTGAATAATAACCGCGAGTGGTTTAATGAAAATAAAGAACGCTATGTGCACGCGAAGGAAAACGTGGTTGAATTCGTGGATGAATTAATTCAGGAAATCGGGAAGTTCGATGATGCTATTTTAAAGCTCGACGCCAAAAAAGCGGTTTTTAGAATTTACAGAGACGTGCGTTTCTCTAAGAACAAACTGCCGTACAAATCCCACTTTGGAATCAGTCTGGGAATGGGGAAAGGTAAAAACGCAGGATATTATCTGCATATCGAACCTGGAAAATCTTTTTTAGCCGGTGGAATTTATCAGCCTGAATCTGCAACTTTAAAAGAAATTAGAAAAGAGATTGTTGCAAGCGGCGAAGACCTGCTTCAGATTTTAGAAGAGAAAGATTTTAGAAATAATTTCCGTGGATTGAGCATTGAATACAAACTCCAAAGAGTTCCCAATGGTTTTGAGAAAGATCATCCGATGGCGGAATACCTCAAATTAAAGAGTTTTACTGTTAGTCACCCAATCTCTGATGAAGATTTGACGAAGGAAAGCGCAGCGAAAGATTTTGCTAAAATTTATAGGACCATGCAACCTTTAAATAAATTTTTAAGTCTGCCCTTTTTGTAA